The proteins below come from a single Garra rufa chromosome 25, GarRuf1.0, whole genome shotgun sequence genomic window:
- the dusp6 gene encoding dual specificity protein phosphatase 6 → MLDKFKPVQFDSVMAISKTVEWLKEQLETRRDCLLVMDCRTQELYESSHVETAINVAIPSLMLRRLKKGNLPIKSLLSNGEDRERFARRCKTDTIVLYDEYSREWNENIDGGSVLGLLLRRMKDEGYKAFYLEGGFSKFQAEFPTMCETNLDGSSSSSSPTSQVLGLGGLRISSDSSDIESDIDRDPSSATDSDGSPLSNPQPSFPVEILPHLYLGCAKDSTNLDILEEFGIKYILNVTPNLPNMFENAGEFKYKQIPISDHWSQNLSQFFPEAISFIDEARGQKCGVLVHCLAGISRSVTVTVAYLMQKLNLSMNDAYDIVKMKKSNISPNFNFMGQLLDFERTLGLKSPCDNRVVAPTQPLYFTTPTNHNVFQLDPLEST, encoded by the exons ATGCTTGATAAGTTCAAACCCGTGCAGTTCGATTCGGTCATGGCCATAAGCAAGACGGTAGAGTGGCTGAAGGAGCAGCTGGAGACGCGCAGGGACTGCTTGCTCGTTATGGACTGCCGAACGCAAGAGCTCTACGAATCGTCGCACGTCGAAACGGCCATTAACGTGGCCATCCCGAGCCTCATGCTCCGGCGGCTCAAGAAGGGCAACCTGCCCATCAAGTCGCTGCTTTCCAACGGGGAAGACAGGGAGAGATTCGCGCGGAGGTGCAAGACGGACACTATCGTGTTGTACGACGAGTACAGCCGAGAGTGGAATGAAAACATTGACGGCGGATCCGTGTTGGGTTTACTGCTGAGGAGAATGAAGGACGAGGGCTACAAGGCTTTCTATCTTGAGG GTGGCTTCAGCAAATTTCAAGCTGAATTTCCCACTATGTGCGAGACGAACCTCGACGGTTCCTCCAGCAGCAGTTCACCGACCTCCCAGGTGCTGGGTCTCGGAGGGCTCCGGATCAGCTCCGACTCCTCAGACATCGAGTCGGACATCGACCGAGACCCAAGCAGCGCCACCGACTCGGACGGCAGCCCTCTTTCTAACCCCCAGCCCTCGTTCCCCGTGGAGATCCTGCCGCATCTGTATCTGGGCTGCGCGAAGGACTCGACGAACCTGGATATCCTGGAGGAGTTTGGCATCAAGTACATCTTGAACGTGACCCCTAATCTTCCTAACATGTTCGAGAACGCCGGGGAGTTCAAGTACAAGCAGATTCCCATCTCCGATCACTGGAGCCAGAACCTCTCACAGTTCTTCCCAGAAGCCATCAGCTTTATTG ATGAGGCCCGCGGACAGAAGTGTGGCGTTCTCGTCCACTGCCTGGCCGGCATCAGCCGTTCGGTCACCGTAACGGTGGCGTACCTCATGCAGAAGCTCAACCTGTCCATGAACGACGCGTACGACATAGTCAAGATGAAGAAGTCCAACATCTCACCCAATTTTAACTTCATGGGCCAACTTTTGGACTTCGAGCGCACGTTGGGACTCAAGAGCCCGTGTGACAACCGAGTCGTGGCTCCGACCCAGCCGTTGTACTTCACCACACCGACCAATCACAACGTGTTCCAGTTGGACCCTCTTGAGTCCACGTGA